Proteins from a genomic interval of Paenibacillus sp. RC334:
- the thiO gene encoding glycine oxidase ThiO has protein sequence MPEIKTEVQAIGHAECLVIGGGVIGSSIAYHVAKEGRSTILVERFIPGGGASGAAVGMLAAESEEFTDPELAQFARTSRDAFPELVRDLERLSGVSVEFRTEGFVTPFRSEAEGQKRWNAAIAQEVDHPVWWDARELARRIPGLDGQVIGAIYRSKETQISPAQLCRAYTGAAVVLGATICSGTQAEQLVVQHGRVCGVQTDSGFFSCDQVIIAGGLDSMRLLEQVGFEYPLYPVKGEAVSVSLKEHPLEYTLYADDIYLVPKRNNELWIGATSLPHQFDKEVSIGSLEGLLARASAWLPRVREASFICTWAGLRPQAVAGRPCIGPVPGVEGVYAAVGHYRNGVLLSEATGRAIAALLKGASVAELGISGFSPERIKEASE, from the coding sequence ATGCCAGAGATAAAAACAGAGGTACAAGCTATTGGACACGCTGAATGCTTGGTGATTGGTGGAGGTGTCATCGGTAGTTCCATTGCTTATCATGTGGCCAAGGAGGGTCGCAGTACGATATTGGTGGAACGATTCATTCCGGGCGGGGGAGCCTCAGGGGCTGCGGTTGGGATGCTGGCAGCAGAGAGTGAAGAATTCACCGACCCTGAATTGGCACAGTTCGCTCGCACAAGCCGGGATGCATTTCCCGAGCTGGTTCGTGACCTAGAGCGTTTGTCTGGTGTTTCGGTGGAATTCCGTACAGAAGGATTTGTGACTCCCTTCCGTTCGGAAGCAGAGGGGCAAAAACGCTGGAATGCGGCTATTGCGCAAGAGGTTGATCATCCTGTGTGGTGGGATGCCAGAGAATTGGCTCGCCGAATTCCAGGTTTGGATGGTCAAGTGATCGGGGCTATATACCGATCAAAGGAGACACAGATTTCTCCTGCCCAGCTTTGTCGTGCTTATACGGGGGCAGCTGTCGTACTGGGAGCAACAATATGCTCTGGTACACAGGCGGAGCAACTTGTAGTACAGCATGGGCGAGTTTGCGGCGTACAAACAGACAGTGGCTTTTTTTCCTGTGATCAGGTCATTATTGCTGGAGGCTTGGATAGTATGAGACTGCTGGAGCAGGTCGGTTTTGAATATCCGCTTTATCCGGTCAAGGGTGAGGCTGTTTCAGTCTCCTTGAAGGAACATCCGTTGGAATATACCCTTTACGCCGATGATATTTACTTAGTGCCCAAGCGGAACAACGAGCTTTGGATTGGAGCGACGAGTCTGCCGCATCAGTTTGACAAAGAGGTGAGCATTGGAAGCCTGGAGGGGCTGCTGGCCCGTGCTTCTGCCTGGTTGCCTCGCGTCCGTGAAGCTTCTTTTATATGCACTTGGGCGGGCTTGCGTCCGCAGGCAGTGGCGGGGCGTCCTTGTATTGGGCCTGTTCCCGGCGTAGAAGGAGTATATGCCGCGGTCGGGCATTACCGGAACGGTGTGTTGCTGAGTGAAGCTACCGGGCGTGCGATAGCAGCTCTGTTAAAAGGG
- a CDS encoding thiamine phosphate synthase: protein MEGDFSAHAHTAQVAAAIHPYVHYVHVRLKQKGASELLALTRSMVNRGVPLQQIAVNDRVDVALLTSVGAIQLPANGLPVAAVKSLLSEDMRCGVSVHSLEEAQAAERAGAHYVLYGHVYETHCKPGVTPRGIAQLERICRLLNIPVIALGGIQPRHIHELYTAGASGIAVMSGIWEAESPVAAAMAYKRMVDRVVHSM, encoded by the coding sequence ATGGAAGGCGATTTTAGTGCACATGCACATACTGCCCAAGTGGCTGCAGCTATTCATCCGTATGTTCATTATGTACACGTGCGCTTGAAGCAGAAGGGCGCATCTGAATTGCTTGCTTTAACCCGCAGTATGGTGAATCGAGGAGTTCCTTTACAGCAAATTGCAGTAAATGACCGGGTGGATGTTGCTTTGCTTACCTCCGTTGGAGCTATCCAGCTACCGGCTAACGGATTACCTGTTGCAGCTGTCAAAAGCTTACTTTCAGAGGATATGCGCTGTGGGGTGTCGGTGCATTCCTTGGAGGAGGCACAGGCTGCCGAACGGGCAGGAGCGCATTATGTACTCTATGGCCATGTGTATGAGACTCACTGCAAGCCTGGTGTTACTCCGCGAGGTATAGCACAGCTTGAGCGCATATGCAGGCTGCTGAACATTCCTGTGATTGCTCTAGGCGGCATACAACCACGCCATATTCACGAGCTGTATACTGCGGGTGCAAGCGGAATTGCGGTGATGTCCGGCATCTGGGAGGCTGAGTCCCCCGTTGCGGCTGCGATGGCGTACAAGCGAATGGTGGATCGGGTAGTGCACAGCATGTAG
- a CDS encoding ABC-F family ATP-binding cassette domain-containing protein, translating into MSLLTVENVSHNFGDRALFKNVSFRLLGGERVGLVGANGVGKSTLMNILTGKLLKDEGKVEWTPRVRYGYLDQHTKLTPGKTVRDVLKDAFLPLLELEKEMMQITDKMGEASPEELEVLLEQMGEIQEQLDMGDFYLIDVKVEEMANGLGLSAIGLERDVSALSGGQRTKVLLAKLLLEKPNVLLLDEPTNYLDVEHIEWLTRYLKDYPYAFILISHDTEFMNQVVNVIYHLEFAKLTRYSANYEKFLEMADLNKSQHIEAYEKQQDFIKKQEDFIQRNKARASTSGRAKSREKQLDRIERIDKPEEAAKPTFQFKEARASGKTVFEGIDFEIGYTHALLPKMSMTIERGDKIAIVGYNGVGKSTLLKTILGKIPPISGKTYQGDFLQPAYFEQEVRAEKVTPIEDVWNEFPHLNQHEVRAHLARCGLKNEHITRPLSALSGGEQAKVRLCKLLMRESNWVLFDEPTNHLDIKAKDELKRALKEYKGTVLLVSHEPDFYEDWVTKTWNVEEWTSKVN; encoded by the coding sequence ATGAGTTTATTGACTGTAGAAAATGTATCCCATAACTTTGGGGACCGCGCATTGTTTAAAAATGTATCCTTCCGATTGCTTGGAGGGGAACGTGTAGGTTTGGTGGGAGCCAATGGTGTTGGTAAATCGACACTGATGAACATCCTGACCGGAAAATTGCTTAAGGATGAAGGCAAAGTGGAATGGACTCCACGTGTACGTTATGGGTATTTGGATCAGCACACCAAGCTGACACCTGGTAAAACGGTGCGGGATGTACTGAAGGACGCCTTTCTCCCATTGTTGGAATTGGAAAAGGAAATGATGCAGATCACTGACAAGATGGGGGAAGCTTCTCCTGAAGAACTGGAAGTGCTGCTGGAACAGATGGGTGAAATTCAGGAACAACTGGATATGGGGGATTTTTATCTCATCGATGTGAAGGTTGAAGAAATGGCGAATGGATTGGGCCTTTCCGCAATAGGACTGGAGCGGGATGTTTCCGCACTTAGCGGTGGACAACGGACGAAGGTCCTACTTGCCAAGCTGCTATTGGAAAAGCCGAATGTGTTGCTACTGGATGAGCCTACCAACTATTTGGATGTAGAGCATATTGAATGGCTTACACGTTATCTGAAGGATTATCCATATGCGTTTATTCTTATTTCTCATGATACTGAGTTTATGAATCAGGTCGTTAATGTCATCTATCATCTTGAATTTGCCAAGCTGACCCGTTATTCAGCCAACTATGAAAAGTTCCTTGAAATGGCAGACCTGAACAAAAGCCAGCATATTGAAGCTTATGAGAAGCAGCAGGATTTTATTAAGAAACAGGAAGATTTCATTCAACGCAATAAGGCGCGCGCCTCTACGTCAGGTCGAGCGAAGAGTCGTGAGAAGCAGCTTGATCGAATCGAGCGCATCGATAAACCGGAAGAAGCGGCTAAACCAACATTCCAATTTAAAGAAGCACGTGCGAGTGGGAAAACGGTGTTTGAGGGTATTGATTTTGAAATTGGCTACACCCATGCCCTGTTGCCTAAAATGTCCATGACGATTGAACGCGGCGATAAAATTGCGATTGTGGGCTACAATGGTGTCGGTAAATCGACATTGCTCAAAACCATTCTGGGAAAAATTCCGCCGATCAGCGGCAAGACCTATCAAGGGGATTTCTTGCAGCCAGCTTATTTTGAGCAAGAGGTACGAGCAGAGAAAGTTACACCGATTGAGGATGTGTGGAATGAATTCCCGCACTTGAACCAGCATGAAGTACGGGCGCATTTGGCGCGTTGCGGTTTGAAAAATGAGCATATCACCCGTCCGCTATCCGCGCTCAGTGGTGGTGAGCAGGCCAAAGTCCGCCTATGCAAACTGCTAATGCGGGAAAGCAATTGGGTGCTTTTCGATGAGCCTACCAATCACTTGGACATCAAAGCAAAGGATGAGTTGAAACGTGCCTTGAAGGAATACAAAGGAACGGTGCTGCTCGTATCTCACGAACCGGACTTTTATGAGGATTGGGTAACCAAAACGTGGAATGTGGAAGAATGGACAAGTAAAGTCAACTAA
- a CDS encoding ATPase, T2SS/T4P/T4SS family, translated as MLSPQMINGLILTCIILLCIILVIVKYRGSLRLRYSTIRVAPESEDVTLETLMEYIKNALHELSHSQMADAGLHEEEYRRRIHQRAELRRALKDCANGSSGDKRFVKNLMAELLINGYGLNEKIVDSVMPFSRPELFSVQDQFEIVFYQYQQKFGVDALSRLLDTYDLAEMRYSQQGEEDGSYHITAEDIRYIYYCEHRPLSFLEKVDIIVQRIYQQYKGFSVIDDIRDQRIDGVSGGVSGVPEGGMPVSAEWPSDHYTSEQTFEPIANGYESVWIFYKGKTIHLSFLSFGSERELKRVCQNIYKYNYPGQLSEANGYKVNEMKDGSRVVVVRPPFSESWAFFVRKFDIQSASLEQLIKGENAEFPIQLLSYLMKGSRITAITGAQGSGKTTLLMAMVKHIYASYTLRVQEMAFELHLRSIYSRRNILTFRETDHISGQQGLDLQKKTDGTVNILGEVASDEVAAWMIQMSQVASLFTIFTHHAKTFRDLVFSLRNSLLKTGVFQHEGIAEEQVVHVINFDVHLKRDAEGRRYIERITECVPHDSDHIDSGSNSASSYSYRHVMEYRNGRYIAMEPLTVKSTEEMCEQMNVKDAGDFHRFLTRYWEEAYES; from the coding sequence ATGCTGTCCCCTCAAATGATCAACGGGCTAATTCTTACATGCATCATTCTGTTGTGTATCATACTGGTTATCGTTAAATACCGAGGGAGCCTTCGCTTGCGGTATTCAACTATTCGAGTAGCTCCAGAGAGTGAAGATGTCACATTGGAGACGCTGATGGAGTATATCAAAAATGCGCTGCATGAGCTAAGTCATAGCCAGATGGCGGATGCTGGATTACATGAAGAGGAATACAGGCGACGTATCCATCAAAGGGCCGAACTGCGCAGGGCGTTAAAGGACTGTGCCAATGGCAGTAGTGGAGACAAACGTTTTGTTAAAAATTTGATGGCTGAGCTGCTGATTAACGGTTACGGCTTGAACGAAAAGATCGTCGATAGTGTTATGCCATTCTCCAGACCGGAGCTGTTTAGCGTACAGGATCAATTCGAAATTGTATTTTACCAATATCAGCAAAAGTTTGGTGTTGATGCTCTTTCACGCTTACTCGATACTTATGATTTGGCGGAAATGAGATATTCGCAGCAAGGTGAAGAGGATGGAAGCTATCATATTACAGCGGAGGATATTCGCTATATCTATTACTGTGAGCATCGCCCTCTCTCCTTTCTGGAGAAGGTAGATATTATTGTACAGCGGATTTATCAGCAATATAAAGGCTTTTCCGTCATTGATGATATTCGTGACCAGCGGATCGACGGTGTCAGTGGGGGCGTTAGCGGTGTACCGGAAGGCGGAATGCCTGTATCGGCGGAGTGGCCTTCTGATCACTATACATCCGAACAAACATTTGAACCGATAGCAAATGGCTATGAGAGCGTGTGGATTTTTTATAAAGGCAAGACCATTCACCTTTCGTTCCTTTCCTTCGGTTCAGAGCGGGAGCTTAAAAGGGTGTGCCAAAATATTTACAAATACAACTACCCCGGACAGCTTTCCGAAGCAAATGGGTATAAGGTGAACGAAATGAAGGATGGGTCACGGGTTGTTGTGGTACGACCTCCTTTTTCAGAATCGTGGGCTTTCTTTGTTCGTAAATTTGATATTCAAAGCGCATCGCTTGAGCAATTAATTAAGGGAGAAAATGCTGAGTTTCCGATACAGTTACTTTCTTATTTAATGAAAGGCAGCCGGATCACAGCAATCACCGGAGCGCAAGGTTCAGGTAAAACGACGCTTCTGATGGCGATGGTCAAGCATATTTACGCTTCGTATACGCTTCGTGTGCAGGAAATGGCCTTTGAACTGCATCTGCGTAGCATTTACAGCCGCCGTAACATTCTGACCTTTCGGGAAACGGATCATATTTCAGGGCAACAAGGGCTCGATTTGCAGAAAAAGACAGATGGAACCGTCAATATCCTTGGTGAAGTAGCGAGTGACGAAGTAGCCGCATGGATGATTCAAATGTCGCAGGTTGCCAGTCTGTTCACCATTTTTACCCATCATGCCAAAACCTTTCGCGATCTTGTGTTCTCTCTTCGTAATTCACTGCTTAAAACAGGAGTGTTTCAGCATGAAGGTATTGCTGAGGAACAGGTCGTTCATGTCATTAACTTTGATGTGCATCTCAAGCGTGATGCTGAGGGACGGCGATATATTGAACGGATTACGGAATGTGTGCCGCACGATTCCGATCATATAGATTCAGGCTCCAACTCTGCGTCGAGTTATAGCTATCGTCATGTTATGGAATATCGGAATGGGAGATACATCGCGATGGAGCCCCTGACTGTCAAAAGCACAGAAGAAATGTGTGAACAGATGAACGTCAAGGATGCCGGAGATTTTCACAGATTCCTGACTCGCTATTGGGAGGAAGCCTATGAGTCTTAA
- a CDS encoding SAF domain-containing protein, translated as MSKLRKSSKQKLYAGYIGAGIVGVVFASYLIINTHQLNDVRKQAEAEAAQKWKGYEQEQRTAKKGWVVVRDISPGEQITPSDLKGITVPGSQAPANLVAGKNEASGATAKIELKKGSVLTSAMITADEPTPKDLRNRELKVVVLPNSLKAGDEVDIRIQFPTGQDYILLSKKRISKLEGPIIWVTLNEQEILSLSSGIVDAYLHKASIYALTYVDPQFQPKAIPTYPPNLKVLELMNSDSNLIRVAEQKLSKQLRGSLENALSASNNVISTPIERSLSEEVAAQHAGANSGGAFNENTGTGDGYENGQDAKEQSDILTQSGSSDPYGK; from the coding sequence GTGTCCAAACTAAGAAAAAGCAGTAAGCAAAAGCTTTACGCCGGTTATATTGGTGCGGGTATTGTTGGCGTTGTCTTCGCGAGCTACCTTATAATTAACACCCATCAATTAAATGATGTCAGGAAACAGGCCGAAGCAGAGGCAGCACAAAAATGGAAAGGTTATGAGCAAGAACAACGAACCGCGAAAAAGGGGTGGGTTGTTGTTCGTGACATTTCTCCGGGTGAACAGATTACACCTAGTGATCTGAAGGGAATCACGGTTCCTGGCTCTCAGGCTCCAGCCAATTTGGTTGCGGGTAAGAATGAAGCTTCCGGCGCCACGGCTAAAATTGAACTGAAAAAAGGGTCCGTACTTACATCAGCTATGATTACCGCCGATGAACCCACTCCTAAAGACCTGCGTAACCGGGAGCTGAAGGTGGTGGTCCTCCCAAATAGCCTGAAAGCAGGAGACGAAGTGGATATCCGCATTCAATTTCCAACGGGTCAGGATTATATTTTGCTATCCAAAAAGCGAATTTCCAAACTGGAAGGTCCGATCATCTGGGTTACTTTGAATGAGCAGGAGATATTATCGCTTTCGAGCGGAATTGTTGATGCCTATCTGCATAAAGCATCTATCTATGCATTAACGTATGTCGATCCGCAGTTCCAGCCGAAGGCGATCCCGACCTATCCACCCAATTTGAAGGTGTTAGAGTTAATGAACAGTGATTCTAATTTGATCCGCGTTGCTGAACAAAAGCTGTCCAAGCAGTTGCGTGGTTCTCTTGAAAATGCACTTAGTGCGTCAAACAATGTTATATCGACACCTATAGAAAGGAGCCTGAGTGAGGAAGTTGCGGCACAGCATGCGGGAGCGAATTCAGGTGGAGCTTTTAATGAGAACACAGGTACAGGGGACGGATATGAAAATGGACAGGATGCCAAAGAACAATCAGACATCTTGACGCAGAGCGGAAGCTCTGATCCATATGGTAAATAA
- a CDS encoding protein kinase — MKKQSHLEYGSVVGERYRIVRTLGTGGMSSVFMAEDLKLPGKQWAVKESVADPQMMKLVRAEAEMLISLSHPRLPGIVDFFEHPPSGAVYLVMDYIEGITLEAYMKGYQGHIPQEQIVPLALQLLDVLDYLHTRQSPVIYRDLKPTNIMLTPEMEFKLIDFGIARSYKAEMNQDTVKLGTVGFAAPEQYGAGQTDARSDLYSLGALLLYLCTGGKFSEWTAGVEGYIRGELPRHLIPVIRKLLRHHPGERFQSAGEVIGELRRSADFQSAQQGVSVGDASIEYGGTRVVAVLGVSSGSGATHTAIAVSHYLARRSRSVALVELHSTAKAFARLQEVVDGVPVGRASSSRRFEVDGVHYWRQTSRADVIALLGGSYQFIVLDLGSGQDNERLEEFLRADYPLVVGSGAEWRIQDIVGLSRSLQRHPQHKWNYCLPLAASEAVRRLRKELDHDQVFALPFHSDPFEQEEEMDQVLDEMFRGAIPDTRKKRFGFLKRSHR, encoded by the coding sequence ATGAAAAAACAATCGCATTTGGAATACGGTTCGGTTGTGGGTGAGCGTTACCGGATTGTCCGCACGTTGGGTACGGGAGGGATGAGTAGCGTGTTTATGGCAGAGGATCTGAAGCTGCCAGGTAAGCAATGGGCTGTGAAGGAGTCCGTTGCCGACCCGCAAATGATGAAGCTTGTACGCGCGGAGGCTGAGATGCTGATTTCGCTGAGCCACCCACGATTACCAGGAATTGTTGACTTCTTCGAGCATCCGCCATCTGGGGCGGTATATCTGGTTATGGACTATATTGAAGGAATTACGCTGGAAGCTTATATGAAGGGTTACCAAGGCCATATTCCGCAGGAGCAAATTGTTCCATTAGCTTTGCAGTTGCTGGATGTGCTGGATTACTTGCACACTCGCCAGTCCCCTGTCATCTACCGGGATCTGAAACCAACGAATATTATGCTGACACCGGAAATGGAATTTAAGCTGATTGATTTTGGCATAGCGCGGAGCTATAAGGCTGAGATGAATCAGGATACGGTAAAGCTGGGCACAGTGGGCTTCGCAGCCCCGGAGCAATATGGAGCAGGCCAAACGGATGCCCGCTCAGACTTGTACAGTTTGGGAGCGTTGTTGTTGTATCTCTGTACAGGTGGCAAATTTAGCGAGTGGACGGCCGGAGTAGAAGGATATATTCGTGGAGAATTACCTCGTCATTTGATCCCGGTGATTCGTAAGCTGCTGCGTCATCATCCAGGGGAGCGATTTCAGTCTGCCGGAGAGGTGATTGGGGAGCTTCGACGCAGTGCAGATTTTCAGTCTGCTCAACAAGGAGTGTCCGTTGGCGATGCTTCTATCGAATATGGAGGTACAAGGGTTGTAGCTGTGCTGGGCGTGTCTTCTGGTTCCGGTGCAACGCACACAGCGATTGCGGTGAGCCACTATCTGGCACGAAGGTCCCGTTCAGTGGCTTTGGTCGAACTGCATAGTACAGCCAAAGCATTTGCCCGGCTTCAAGAAGTGGTAGACGGAGTACCCGTTGGGCGAGCGAGTTCAAGTCGGCGCTTTGAGGTAGATGGAGTACATTATTGGCGACAAACATCCCGTGCGGATGTCATTGCGTTACTGGGTGGCTCTTACCAATTTATCGTGCTTGATTTGGGGAGTGGGCAGGACAATGAGCGGCTGGAAGAATTTTTGAGAGCGGATTACCCGCTAGTGGTCGGTTCTGGAGCCGAGTGGAGAATTCAGGATATAGTCGGGCTGTCCCGCTCACTTCAGCGCCACCCACAGCATAAATGGAATTACTGCTTGCCGCTGGCAGCATCGGAGGCTGTGCGCAGGCTACGTAAGGAATTAGATCACGATCAAGTATTTGCTTTACCGTTCCATTCCGATCCATTTGAGCAGGAAGAAGAGATGGATCAGGTGCTGGATGAGATGTTTCGTGGAGCCATTCCCGATACCCGAAAGAAACGCTTCGGATTCCTCAAACGCAGTCACCGCTAG
- a CDS encoding ATP-binding cassette domain-containing protein: MISMKNITLQREDRRILDDVNLEIRENEHWVILGRNGSGKTTLLEMMTGYMFPSRGMVKVLGQTYGQCDIREVRKQIGYISQTLMEKLALKDPVWEVVATGAYAFLRFYQEIPTETKEKAVSLLEGMNLGALMNHPLGTLSQGERKKVMLARSLMAEPRLLIMDEPCAGLDLFEREKMLVEIDRLRKRDLSVVYVTHHIEEIVPLFTHVALIRDGKVAAAGPKKEVLTKELIMHTYEVPVELDWDGERPWIRVCTGG; encoded by the coding sequence ATGATATCTATGAAGAACATCACATTGCAGCGGGAAGATAGACGAATATTAGACGATGTGAATCTTGAAATACGGGAAAATGAGCACTGGGTCATCCTGGGGCGTAACGGCTCTGGTAAAACAACATTGCTGGAAATGATGACCGGGTATATGTTTCCGAGTCGTGGAATGGTCAAAGTGCTTGGGCAAACATATGGTCAATGTGACATACGGGAAGTACGCAAGCAGATTGGATATATCAGCCAGACGTTAATGGAAAAATTGGCTTTAAAAGATCCGGTATGGGAAGTAGTTGCTACTGGAGCGTATGCTTTTTTACGTTTTTATCAGGAGATTCCGACAGAGACAAAGGAAAAAGCCGTATCTCTGCTGGAGGGGATGAATTTAGGTGCGCTGATGAATCATCCGTTGGGTACTTTATCTCAGGGGGAACGCAAAAAGGTAATGCTCGCTCGTTCGTTGATGGCGGAGCCTCGTTTGCTGATTATGGATGAGCCTTGCGCCGGGCTGGATCTATTTGAGCGGGAAAAAATGCTGGTTGAAATTGATCGGCTTCGCAAGCGGGATTTGTCAGTGGTCTATGTAACCCACCATATTGAGGAGATAGTTCCCCTCTTTACCCATGTGGCACTTATCCGTGATGGCAAGGTGGCAGCAGCCGGACCGAAAAAAGAGGTTTTAACGAAAGAATTGATTATGCATACCTATGAAGTTCCAGTTGAGCTGGATTGGGATGGCGAACGTCCCTGGATTCGGGTGTGCACTGGAGGGTAA
- a CDS encoding thioredoxin family protein, producing MKELGQKEVRRAIWEGCKLALFVYTPMCGTCAAARRMLEVAEHLLPEGVVVQSNINYIQELVQEHRISSVPALLLYNGENGSPEIIYKMESVEHLLSRIRSVVE from the coding sequence ATGAAGGAGTTGGGACAAAAGGAGGTGCGTCGCGCCATATGGGAGGGATGCAAGCTGGCATTGTTTGTGTACACTCCCATGTGTGGAACCTGCGCGGCTGCCCGGCGGATGCTGGAAGTGGCAGAGCATTTGCTCCCCGAAGGAGTCGTGGTGCAAAGCAACATTAACTATATTCAAGAACTGGTACAGGAGCACCGGATTTCCAGTGTTCCTGCGCTTCTTTTATATAACGGTGAGAACGGAAGTCCTGAAATCATCTACAAAATGGAATCTGTGGAACACTTGCTGAGCAGGATAAGGAGCGTGGTGGAATGA
- a CDS encoding cyclic-phosphate processing receiver domain-containing protein, producing MHLFMDDYRPCPPGFKLARDAEECLLLLHEYPISVLSLDYDLGPGQPTGKDVAAAIAGKQLYPREIYLHSSSAEGRRAMYELLYANKPEGVTVHNGPMPEERMREIQKESER from the coding sequence ATGCATTTGTTTATGGACGATTATCGGCCTTGTCCTCCGGGCTTTAAGCTGGCAAGGGATGCGGAGGAGTGTTTGTTATTGCTTCATGAATACCCGATTTCGGTGTTATCGCTGGATTATGATTTGGGGCCGGGTCAGCCAACGGGGAAAGATGTGGCTGCTGCCATTGCAGGGAAGCAGTTGTATCCGCGTGAAATTTATTTGCATTCCTCTAGTGCGGAGGGCCGACGAGCCATGTATGAGCTGCTGTATGCCAATAAGCCGGAAGGAGTCACCGTGCATAACGGGCCGATGCCGGAGGAACGCATGCGCGAGATCCAAAAAGAGTCGGAACGATGA
- a CDS encoding deoxyribonuclease IV: MMPKLLIGSHVSTRGGFSKAAVRAREQGGRSFQYFPKNPRSLRLKEWNAADAAVCKAYCEKHEIQSIGHSPYPVNPAHGRERGQELYELTVASLRNDLDIAEACGSKGTVVHFGHTHASDPLEGYRNIIGCLDDVLEGWLGKAKILIENQAGDHGPMGTTLEEMVQIRQLCQYPDSIGFCLDTCHAYAAGLWNGGRDEALIEKGDRLGYWPALCGVHLNDSKYPYGSRKDRHARVAQGCIGLEGMRWMTEQEPVRGIPVVLESETGHDGTHREDIQLILSWQ; the protein is encoded by the coding sequence ATGATGCCTAAACTGCTGATCGGCTCTCATGTTAGTACGCGAGGTGGTTTTTCCAAAGCCGCTGTACGTGCACGAGAGCAGGGTGGACGTTCTTTTCAATATTTTCCGAAAAACCCGCGTAGTCTTAGGCTGAAGGAATGGAATGCTGCTGATGCGGCTGTTTGCAAAGCTTACTGTGAAAAGCATGAAATCCAATCTATTGGCCACTCGCCATATCCTGTTAATCCAGCTCACGGGCGCGAACGCGGGCAGGAGCTTTATGAGCTGACAGTTGCTTCATTGCGAAACGATCTGGATATCGCTGAAGCCTGTGGCTCAAAGGGGACTGTCGTTCATTTTGGGCATACCCATGCGTCTGATCCGCTGGAGGGCTATCGAAATATCATTGGTTGTCTTGATGATGTACTGGAAGGATGGCTGGGAAAGGCTAAAATACTGATTGAAAATCAGGCAGGGGATCACGGCCCGATGGGAACCACGTTGGAGGAAATGGTGCAAATTCGCCAGTTGTGTCAATATCCTGATAGCATTGGCTTTTGTCTGGATACCTGTCATGCGTATGCAGCAGGATTGTGGAACGGTGGACGTGATGAGGCGTTGATCGAAAAAGGGGATCGTCTGGGCTATTGGCCAGCCCTGTGCGGAGTTCATTTGAACGATTCCAAATACCCGTATGGCTCAAGAAAAGACAGACATGCGCGTGTTGCGCAGGGATGTATTGGTCTGGAGGGTATGCGTTGGATGACGGAACAGGAGCCTGTAAGGGGCATTCCAGTCGTTTTGGAAAGTGAAACGGGACATGATGGGACCCATCGCGAAGATATTCAATTAATCCTAAGCTGGCAGTAA
- a CDS encoding DNA-formamidopyrimidine glycosylase family protein, whose translation MPELPEMENYRTLLSKQILDIPITGVTVNRVKSINTDVETFEKQLLGTTVVYMERRGKHLIFHLNTGGRLVLHLMLGGLLYLGTEEQRPDRTVQIELDFSGVKLYFIGLRLGYLHLLTAKETEEAMSDLGPDPLDRRMTLEKFTARLKGRRGILKTTLVNQHVFSGIGNCYSDEIAYIAGFTPGSKVQNIVQSPEKVEKLYHATQSVLREATAEGGYMEMPLMEGDTLTGGFDHQCRVYDREGEESPNGGKIVRVELAGKKAFYCPVQQHDA comes from the coding sequence ATGCCGGAACTTCCTGAGATGGAGAACTACAGAACGCTATTGTCAAAACAAATTTTGGACATTCCGATTACCGGAGTGACGGTTAACCGTGTGAAATCCATTAATACCGATGTGGAAACGTTTGAGAAGCAATTGCTGGGAACTACCGTTGTATATATGGAGCGTCGAGGCAAGCACTTGATTTTTCATCTGAACACGGGCGGGCGGCTAGTGCTGCATCTGATGCTGGGAGGACTGTTGTATCTGGGAACGGAGGAGCAGCGTCCTGATCGCACGGTTCAAATTGAACTGGATTTTAGTGGAGTAAAGCTTTATTTTATCGGTCTGCGCTTGGGTTACCTGCACTTGCTGACGGCTAAAGAAACAGAAGAGGCGATGTCTGACCTCGGACCTGATCCGCTGGATCGTCGTATGACATTAGAAAAGTTCACAGCACGTCTAAAGGGACGTCGGGGTATTTTGAAAACAACGCTGGTGAATCAGCATGTTTTTTCCGGTATCGGCAATTGTTATTCGGACGAAATTGCTTATATCGCCGGATTTACACCAGGTTCCAAAGTACAAAACATCGTACAATCGCCAGAAAAAGTGGAAAAGCTGTATCATGCTACGCAATCCGTGCTTCGTGAAGCTACTGCGGAAGGCGGTTATATGGAAATGCCTCTGATGGAGGGGGATACGCTAACGGGCGGCTTTGATCATCAGTGTCGGGTGTATGACCGTGAGGGAGAAGAATCTCCAAATGGCGGGAAAATTGTGAGGGTTGAGCTGGCGGGAAAAAAAGCATTTTATTGCCCGGTACAGCAGCATGATGCCTAA